One genomic segment of Culturomica massiliensis includes these proteins:
- a CDS encoding SusD/RagB family nutrient-binding outer membrane lipoprotein, which translates to MKTIKLLILIIAGMILLSRCDDFGSVNVDPNKVSTPDTRYLFMYTALYVPNFAWVGNYDPWNQLYPQYIAERLNIQYSNYAMTEFNTSGYYRRMIRNLDDIIQLCSDEKTKGATWVQAFGKIENQIAVARTLRAYAYMHLTDALGMIPYSEANKALEGLYTPKYDTQEFIYTDLDKELNEAFTQFDVSAGLDGTFDIFYKGDMNKWKRLNATLRMMMAIKLSKVAPAIGKTRFAKAYADGGITANTDLFKYAYLPENANANPLWENMILDGRWDFVPSATIIDQLKAYHDPRLKAYTVPNENGEYIGLPYGLRKDDLPSWQTGSYCNFHPKYYKQDAAITIISPSHALLLCAEAAVRGWIGADAESLYKAGIEASFSQHELEYDLDAYCAQQEVEFAGTEEQKIAKIAMQRWLANFMQDGIEAWSDWRRLGVPDLKPGPNADVTHIPYRRHYASDDFTPNMANYEAAIALQGPDNFDTRVWWNK; encoded by the coding sequence ATGAAAACGATAAAATTATTGATACTGATTATCGCCGGAATGATATTGCTTTCGCGTTGCGACGATTTTGGAAGTGTAAATGTGGATCCCAATAAGGTATCGACTCCGGATACCCGTTATCTCTTTATGTATACTGCGCTCTATGTTCCTAATTTTGCCTGGGTGGGCAATTACGATCCCTGGAATCAGTTGTATCCTCAGTATATTGCCGAGCGGTTGAATATTCAGTATTCGAATTATGCTATGACGGAATTCAATACGAGTGGTTATTACCGCCGGATGATCCGTAATCTGGACGATATTATCCAGCTTTGTTCGGATGAAAAAACGAAAGGAGCAACCTGGGTACAGGCGTTCGGTAAGATTGAAAACCAGATTGCTGTAGCCCGTACATTGCGGGCCTATGCCTATATGCATTTGACGGATGCTTTGGGAATGATTCCTTATTCGGAAGCCAATAAAGCTTTGGAAGGTTTGTATACCCCTAAATACGATACCCAGGAATTTATTTATACCGATCTTGACAAAGAGCTGAACGAAGCTTTTACTCAATTCGATGTTTCTGCGGGGCTGGACGGGACATTTGATATATTTTACAAGGGGGATATGAATAAATGGAAAAGATTGAATGCAACTTTGCGTATGATGATGGCGATTAAATTATCGAAGGTCGCTCCAGCCATCGGGAAAACCCGTTTTGCCAAGGCTTATGCCGACGGTGGAATTACTGCAAATACAGATTTGTTCAAATATGCCTATCTGCCTGAAAATGCGAATGCCAATCCTTTGTGGGAGAATATGATTTTAGACGGGCGATGGGATTTTGTTCCTTCAGCTACAATTATCGATCAGTTGAAAGCTTATCACGATCCGCGTTTAAAGGCTTATACAGTTCCGAATGAGAACGGGGAGTATATCGGATTGCCTTACGGGTTGCGGAAGGACGACCTGCCTTCCTGGCAGACCGGAAGTTATTGCAATTTTCATCCGAAATATTATAAACAGGATGCGGCGATTACAATTATCTCGCCTTCCCACGCTCTGTTGTTGTGCGCAGAAGCTGCTGTAAGGGGATGGATTGGTGCGGATGCAGAATCGCTTTATAAAGCCGGTATAGAAGCTTCATTCAGTCAGCATGAATTGGAATATGATCTGGATGCTTATTGTGCGCAGCAGGAGGTGGAATTTGCCGGTACGGAGGAACAGAAAATTGCTAAAATCGCTATGCAGCGCTGGCTGGCTAATTTTATGCAGGACGGAATCGAAGCCTGGTCGGACTGGAGACGTTTGGGCGTTCCCGATCTGAAGCCGGGTCCGAATGCGGACGTAACCCATATTCCCTATCGCCGTCATTATGCGTCGGACGATTTTACTCCCAATATGGCAAATTACGAGGCCGCTATCGCTTTACAGGGGCCGGATAATTTCGATACCCGGGTATGGTGGAATAAATGA
- the leuS gene encoding leucine--tRNA ligase, which yields MEYNFKEVEKKWQSYWKEHKTYQVDTDPAKPKYYVLDMFPYPSGAGLHVGHPLGYIASDIYSRYKRLKGFNVLHPMGYDAYGLPAEQYAIQTGQHPAITTDKNIARYREQLDKIGFSFDWNREIRTCDPHYYKWTQWAFIQMFNSFYCNDEQKAMPIAELVKAFENTGTEGLNVACGENLQFTAEEWKTKTEKEQQEILLNYRLAYLAETMVNWCPQLGTVLANDEVKEGLSVRGGYPVVQKKMRQWSLRVSAYAQRLLDGLDRINWSDSLKDIQRNWIGRSQGADIIFDVKNNDLKLQVFTTRPDTIFGVSFMVLAPESDYVKQLTTPAQQQAVNEYLDYVAKRTERERQSEVKKVTGVFTGSYAVNPFTQQAIPVWISEYVLAGYGTGAIMAVPAHDSRDYAFARKFNLPIVPVIDNGQPIDLSESSYDAKEGKMINSGVINGMEVKEAIKYIAEDVEKRGIGKSKINYRLRDAIFSRQRYWGEPFPVYYKDDMPYMLDESKLPLELPEIDKYLPTETGEPPLGRAQNWQTEEGYPLELNTMPGFAGSSAYYLRYMDPHNDKALVSKEANEYWKNVDLYLGGAEHATGHLIYSRFWNHFLYDLGYVCESEPFKKLINQGMIQGRSNFVYRIQGTNKFVSYGLKDQYETTEIHVNVNIVHNDVLDQEAFRNWMPEYANAEFILEDGKYICGWAVEKMSKSMYNVVNPDDIIEEFGADTLRLYEMFLGPLEAHKPWDTQGIDGVFKFLKKFWRLYVNDDKLIITDEEPTKEELKTLHKTIKKIESDIENFSFNTSIPAFMICTNELTGLKCSKRAILEPLVITIAPFAPHIAEELWHKLGHADSVTTAVFPEWNEKFLVEDSFEYPVSFNGKVRFKLALSLAADHAEIEAAVKAAPETAKYLDGKEIRKMIIVPKKIVNIVV from the coding sequence ATGGAATATAATTTCAAGGAAGTCGAGAAAAAATGGCAAAGCTACTGGAAAGAACACAAAACCTATCAGGTAGACACAGATCCTGCCAAACCGAAATACTACGTATTGGACATGTTTCCTTATCCTTCGGGAGCAGGCTTGCATGTAGGACATCCGCTCGGTTATATCGCTTCCGACATATACTCCCGTTACAAACGCCTCAAAGGTTTTAACGTACTTCATCCCATGGGATACGATGCCTATGGCTTGCCGGCAGAACAATATGCCATTCAAACCGGCCAACATCCCGCTATCACAACGGATAAAAATATAGCCCGTTACCGGGAACAACTGGATAAAATCGGTTTTTCATTCGATTGGAACCGGGAAATCCGCACTTGCGATCCCCACTATTACAAGTGGACACAATGGGCTTTTATCCAGATGTTCAATAGTTTTTATTGCAACGACGAACAAAAGGCAATGCCTATTGCAGAATTAGTGAAAGCTTTTGAAAATACAGGAACTGAAGGATTAAATGTAGCTTGTGGGGAAAACCTTCAATTTACGGCAGAAGAATGGAAAACTAAAACTGAAAAGGAACAACAGGAGATTCTGTTGAATTATCGTTTGGCTTACCTGGCTGAAACCATGGTCAACTGGTGCCCCCAACTGGGTACCGTACTGGCAAACGACGAAGTGAAAGAAGGCCTGTCCGTGCGGGGCGGCTATCCGGTCGTACAGAAAAAAATGCGTCAATGGTCGCTACGCGTTTCTGCCTACGCACAGCGCCTGCTCGACGGATTGGACCGGATCAACTGGTCGGATTCCCTCAAAGACATCCAACGCAACTGGATCGGACGCTCACAAGGTGCCGATATCATTTTCGATGTGAAAAACAACGACTTGAAATTACAGGTATTCACCACCCGCCCCGATACGATTTTCGGTGTCAGCTTTATGGTACTGGCTCCGGAAAGTGATTACGTAAAGCAACTGACCACTCCGGCCCAGCAGCAAGCCGTGAATGAATACCTCGACTACGTAGCAAAACGTACCGAACGGGAACGTCAAAGTGAAGTCAAAAAAGTAACCGGAGTATTCACGGGTTCATATGCCGTCAATCCTTTTACACAACAGGCCATACCCGTATGGATCAGTGAATACGTGCTTGCCGGTTACGGAACAGGAGCTATTATGGCTGTTCCGGCCCACGATAGCCGGGACTATGCCTTTGCCCGTAAATTCAATCTGCCCATCGTACCGGTCATTGACAACGGCCAGCCGATCGACCTTTCTGAAAGTTCCTACGATGCCAAGGAAGGAAAAATGATCAACAGCGGTGTAATCAATGGCATGGAGGTCAAAGAAGCGATTAAATACATCGCCGAAGACGTAGAAAAGCGGGGGATCGGCAAAAGCAAAATCAATTACCGTTTGCGGGACGCTATTTTCAGCCGCCAACGCTATTGGGGAGAACCGTTTCCGGTTTATTACAAAGACGATATGCCTTATATGCTGGATGAATCGAAATTACCGCTCGAGCTACCGGAAATCGACAAATACCTACCGACGGAAACCGGAGAACCGCCATTGGGACGGGCCCAAAATTGGCAAACAGAAGAAGGTTATCCGCTGGAATTAAATACCATGCCCGGATTTGCAGGTTCTTCAGCTTACTACTTACGCTACATGGATCCGCACAACGACAAGGCATTGGTAAGCAAAGAAGCCAACGAATATTGGAAAAATGTCGATTTATATCTGGGAGGAGCCGAACATGCCACCGGCCACCTGATCTATTCCCGTTTCTGGAATCACTTTCTGTATGATCTGGGGTATGTATGCGAATCCGAACCGTTCAAGAAGCTGATCAATCAAGGGATGATACAAGGACGCTCCAACTTCGTTTACCGGATACAGGGCACCAATAAATTCGTTTCCTACGGGTTAAAAGACCAATACGAAACAACGGAAATCCATGTCAACGTCAATATCGTACACAATGACGTTCTCGACCAGGAAGCCTTCCGCAATTGGATGCCGGAATACGCCAACGCGGAATTTATCCTGGAAGACGGAAAATACATCTGCGGCTGGGCGGTGGAAAAAATGTCCAAATCCATGTACAACGTCGTTAATCCGGACGATATCATTGAGGAATTCGGAGCCGATACCCTTCGTCTTTACGAAATGTTCCTCGGACCGCTGGAAGCCCATAAACCGTGGGATACACAAGGTATAGACGGTGTTTTCAAATTCCTGAAAAAATTCTGGAGATTATACGTCAACGACGACAAACTGATCATTACAGATGAAGAACCGACCAAAGAAGAACTGAAGACATTGCATAAGACCATCAAGAAAATCGAATCCGATATCGAGAATTTTTCATTCAACACTTCGATTCCGGCTTTTATGATCTGTACCAACGAACTGACAGGCTTAAAATGCAGCAAACGGGCCATACTCGAACCTTTGGTTATCACCATCGCTCCTTTTGCTCCCCATATCGCCGAAGAATTATGGCATAAACTGGGACATGCCGATAGTGTTACGACGGCAGTATTCCCCGAATGGAACGAAAAATTCCTGGTAGAAGACAGTTTCGAATACCCGGTATCGTTCAACGGAAAAGTCCGTTTTAAACTGGCCTTGTCTCTGGCAGCAGATCATGCGGAAATCGAAGCCGCCGTAAAAGCTGCTCCGGAAACCGCCAAATACCTGGACGGAAAAGAAATCCGGAAAATGATTATCGTCCCCAAAAAGATCGTAAACATCGTTGTCTGA
- a CDS encoding porin family protein → MKIASYIVILFLLIGLSVQAQQDTIPSTQNVEYRFALGVQLGTDIGGAIPFPFSNVPSPFNPYPQLYPSLGAKLSFPITNRWGIGAEVSYKKVSIDADARIENQRFNDEKNDVIARFTGSAEMGMNFTMLEIPVYAKYTFRNQKDRLIFGAYFAYILQGKFDIKVNKGFMMTDEGIYNGAIDDEPLNINFNDILDNWDAGIILGYERKLFSRIEIGLRFSCGMKDIFKPDNQYFDYKMLHMRGTLALSYNLFDIKPPKLNPFRHKND, encoded by the coding sequence ATGAAAATAGCATCCTATATCGTTATACTATTCTTATTGATCGGTTTATCAGTACAGGCTCAACAAGATACGATCCCTTCAACTCAAAATGTAGAATATCGTTTTGCTTTGGGAGTACAATTGGGAACGGATATCGGAGGGGCGATACCTTTTCCGTTCAGCAACGTCCCAAGCCCTTTTAATCCCTATCCTCAACTCTATCCCTCCCTGGGAGCAAAACTGAGCTTTCCGATTACAAATAGGTGGGGTATCGGCGCAGAAGTTTCCTATAAAAAAGTATCTATCGATGCCGATGCCCGAATCGAAAACCAACGGTTCAACGACGAAAAAAACGACGTCATCGCCCGGTTTACAGGATCTGCCGAAATGGGAATGAATTTCACCATGCTGGAAATTCCGGTATATGCCAAGTATACGTTCAGGAATCAAAAAGACCGGTTGATATTCGGTGCCTATTTCGCTTATATCTTACAAGGGAAATTCGATATCAAGGTAAACAAAGGCTTTATGATGACCGATGAAGGTATTTACAACGGAGCCATAGATGACGAACCTCTGAATATCAACTTCAACGATATTCTGGATAACTGGGATGCAGGCATTATCCTGGGATACGAACGAAAATTATTTTCCCGCATCGAAATCGGACTGCGTTTCAGTTGCGGTATGAAAGATATTTTTAAACCGGATAACCAGTATTTCGATTATAAAATGCTCCACATGCGGGGGACATTAGCTTTAAGTTACAACCTATTCGACATCAAACCACCGAAACTAAACCCTTTCCGTCATAAAAACGACTGA
- a CDS encoding PCMD domain-containing protein, whose protein sequence is MQKRILYFLLTGLLGLASCTKVNDLSDDAEIISFAITNISPGIELDRENIIINDNVVLIPLEFGRKNFPLTISTDIRLSKTTDDAISANDQKLNLKEFTFENIYDSHNFYLISESGKPHPAEIKLVDKLNAEIELESINLTEEEASVSKWRNNIRIILKKNLSWPLIITPVFTKTEDAEYVDYNDGDSFTFTSPSDTEKHITLKAANGDERTWNIQLVSSIENSDFELWINEGSKSVNIDPTPGEGLGWATANNSFVQGTKPVLYNGGKAAEMTTGLQNLNSLGIGELITAGTIFTGKFKMKISALNNPPAMTHFGIPFTLKPISISVDAKYIAGSQLQQSVKESGKYKLHNLTGTDSGRIWVKILHWGGKGALEYHEKPVPDLTILGEGELIFDGKNQTLKNWHTYTIPIEYNSAYNHIEPTHIAIVMTSSRKGDIFIGAVGSKLTADNVVINY, encoded by the coding sequence ATGCAAAAGCGTATTCTTTACTTTTTATTGACAGGATTGTTGGGGCTGGCTTCGTGTACGAAAGTCAATGATCTGAGTGACGATGCTGAAATTATTTCTTTTGCTATTACAAATATTTCTCCGGGTATAGAACTGGACCGGGAAAATATAATTATCAATGACAATGTGGTTTTAATTCCGCTGGAATTCGGAAGAAAAAATTTTCCCTTGACGATTTCTACAGATATCCGTCTTTCCAAAACGACGGATGACGCCATCAGTGCAAATGATCAAAAATTAAATCTCAAGGAATTTACTTTTGAGAATATATATGACTCACACAATTTTTACCTGATCTCCGAAAGCGGAAAACCACATCCGGCAGAGATCAAATTGGTAGATAAACTGAATGCCGAGATAGAATTAGAGTCCATAAATCTGACGGAAGAAGAAGCTTCGGTTTCCAAATGGCGGAACAACATCCGCATCATCTTGAAAAAGAACCTGAGCTGGCCCCTCATCATCACCCCTGTTTTCACTAAAACAGAAGATGCTGAATATGTGGATTATAATGACGGAGACTCTTTCACGTTTACCTCACCTTCGGATACTGAAAAACACATCACATTAAAAGCAGCAAACGGAGATGAAAGAACCTGGAACATCCAACTCGTTTCTTCCATTGAAAATTCTGATTTCGAATTGTGGATCAACGAAGGAAGCAAAAGTGTAAATATCGATCCTACTCCGGGAGAAGGCCTAGGCTGGGCAACAGCTAACAACAGTTTTGTACAAGGTACCAAACCGGTTTTGTACAATGGCGGAAAAGCAGCAGAAATGACAACCGGGTTGCAGAACCTGAACAGCTTGGGTATCGGAGAACTGATTACGGCAGGAACTATCTTTACCGGGAAATTCAAAATGAAAATTTCAGCCCTGAACAATCCGCCGGCTATGACTCATTTCGGAATTCCCTTCACGTTAAAACCGATATCCATCAGTGTCGACGCCAAATATATAGCAGGTAGTCAATTACAACAATCTGTAAAAGAAAGCGGGAAATATAAACTTCACAACCTGACCGGAACAGATTCCGGACGAATCTGGGTAAAAATTCTACATTGGGGTGGAAAAGGCGCACTGGAATACCACGAAAAACCGGTTCCGGATCTGACAATACTCGGGGAAGGAGAACTCATATTCGACGGAAAAAACCAAACGCTAAAAAACTGGCACACGTACACGATTCCCATCGAATACAACAGCGCCTACAACCATATCGAACCGACACACATCGCTATCGTCATGACATCCAGCCGGAAAGGAGATATTTTTATCGGTGCTGTCGGAAGTAAGCTGACTGCTGACAATGTCGTCATAAACTATTAA
- a CDS encoding VIT1/CCC1 transporter family protein: MSSEEIKQLKTFQVNEITEYHIYNRLSRIQKNAHNRQILSELAEEEMKHYRLLEKYTGCTPAPDRWKIRRCVWVARLFGLTFGIKLMEKGEVIAQHVYKNWDNVDLQTMATEEEKHEIKLIGLIDEEGLNYMSSVVLGLNDALVEFTGALAGYTFALQSPRLVALTGGITGIAAALSMAASEYLSTRAEKDGKNAIKASIYTGIAYIITVIVLIAPFVFMPNVYGALGVCLSGALLIIAVFNYYYAVVRSESFKRRFSEMAIISLGIAAISFGIGYALRIFTGIEL; the protein is encoded by the coding sequence ATGTCTTCTGAAGAAATCAAACAACTTAAAACCTTTCAGGTAAATGAAATTACAGAATATCACATTTACAACCGTCTGTCACGGATACAAAAAAATGCACACAACCGGCAGATTCTTTCTGAACTAGCCGAAGAAGAGATGAAGCATTACCGCTTGCTCGAAAAATACACCGGCTGTACACCGGCTCCCGATCGTTGGAAAATCCGGCGTTGTGTCTGGGTTGCCCGTTTATTCGGCCTGACATTCGGAATCAAACTGATGGAAAAGGGGGAAGTCATCGCCCAACATGTATACAAAAACTGGGACAACGTTGATCTGCAGACGATGGCAACGGAAGAAGAAAAACACGAGATCAAGCTTATCGGTCTGATCGACGAGGAAGGGTTGAATTATATGAGTTCTGTGGTATTGGGGTTGAACGACGCCTTAGTCGAATTTACAGGAGCCCTGGCCGGTTACACATTTGCGCTGCAATCTCCCAGACTGGTTGCTCTTACAGGCGGAATCACCGGAATCGCTGCTGCACTCTCAATGGCAGCCTCGGAATACCTGTCTACCCGGGCAGAAAAAGACGGAAAAAATGCAATAAAAGCATCCATTTACACCGGAATTGCGTATATAATCACTGTTATTGTATTGATAGCACCGTTCGTATTTATGCCGAACGTATACGGAGCTTTGGGTGTTTGCCTCTCCGGAGCCTTGCTCATTATCGCTGTCTTCAACTATTATTATGCTGTTGTACGTAGCGAAAGCTTTAAACGGCGTTTCTCCGAAATGGCTATCATCAGTCTCGGCATTGCTGCGATCAGTTTCGGTATCGGTTATGCCTTACGAATATTTACCGGAATAGAATTATAA
- a CDS encoding ribose-phosphate pyrophosphokinase: MSDLSEVKIFTGENSRYIADNIAKSLDLELGKKTLLHFSDGEFATAYDETVRGDHVFIIQSTFPPSDNLMELLMMIDAAKRASAYKVIAVIPYFGFARQDRKDRPRVAIGAKLVANMLHAAGVDRIMTMDLHADQIQGFFDIPVDHLYGSTVLAPYIQSLKLDNLAIASPDIGGSKRANSWAKFFNSGLVICHKTREKPNEVAEMKVIGNVEDKNVVIVDDMIDTAGTICKAADMLKKMGAKTVRAVATHAVLSGEAYERIEKSALEEVIFTDSIPLKKQSSKIKIISVADMFAETIRNVLEHRSISDHFIL, from the coding sequence ATGTCAGATCTTTCCGAAGTCAAGATTTTTACCGGAGAAAACAGCAGATATATTGCTGACAACATCGCTAAATCTCTCGATTTAGAATTAGGTAAAAAAACCTTATTGCATTTCAGCGACGGGGAATTTGCAACCGCTTACGACGAAACCGTGAGAGGGGACCATGTATTTATCATACAGTCCACATTTCCGCCCAGTGATAACCTTATGGAGTTGCTTATGATGATCGATGCCGCTAAACGGGCATCCGCCTACAAAGTCATAGCCGTAATTCCGTATTTCGGTTTTGCCCGTCAAGACCGCAAAGATCGGCCCCGTGTAGCCATCGGAGCAAAATTGGTTGCCAATATGCTCCATGCAGCAGGTGTTGACCGGATCATGACAATGGATTTACACGCCGACCAAATTCAGGGATTTTTTGACATTCCGGTAGATCATCTGTATGGCTCAACCGTACTGGCTCCTTATATCCAATCCTTAAAACTGGATAATCTGGCGATTGCTTCTCCGGACATCGGCGGTTCAAAACGGGCTAATTCATGGGCAAAATTCTTCAATTCAGGATTGGTTATCTGTCATAAAACACGGGAGAAACCGAATGAAGTGGCTGAAATGAAAGTGATCGGTAATGTCGAAGATAAAAATGTCGTTATCGTCGACGATATGATCGATACAGCCGGAACGATCTGTAAAGCAGCCGATATGCTGAAGAAAATGGGTGCAAAAACAGTAAGAGCTGTTGCAACACATGCCGTTCTTTCAGGTGAAGCCTATGAAAGGATCGAAAAATCGGCCTTAGAAGAAGTGATTTTCACCGATTCCATCCCATTGAAAAAACAAAGTTCCAAGATCAAAATCATCTCTGTAGCCGATATGTTTGCGGAAACCATCCGGAACGTTTTAGAACACAGATCCATCAGTGATCATTTTATTCTTTGA